In one Hippocampus zosterae strain Florida chromosome 10, ASM2543408v3, whole genome shotgun sequence genomic region, the following are encoded:
- the fam131ab gene encoding protein FAM131A isoform X1 yields MGCISSKTPVVAVDGTLRVDWSPSSSLSDLALLGSAQTRLVRRLILTAPLGALDFSQVNVDDTTEMLPKSRRALTIQEIAALARSSLHGISQVVKDHVTKPTAMAQGRVAHLIEWKGWCKPMETPTALESDFNSYSDLTEGEQEARFAAGVAEQFAIAEAKLRAWSSIDGDDSNDDSYDEDFLPANEPATQSTDVQSYPPYLKDLIHSQLCQHLGLRGPCCEGGGSGEPSPTAGSPDTLRSSLCSVDEHHPLLRDLSGHCATHGSAAELAAKILSALQGGEELLLARLQRVGRTGPGGKDCAFRSQGGSGHGIGPCGGQESPAYSVSYSETYLSPGEDGDTPCKDYEATLCQAEANGEDFPPGYEPRRRMSDVASSGVVSLDEDEDEETLQGESNHQ; encoded by the exons ATGGGCTGCATCAGCTCTAAAACGCCAGTGG TGGCGGTTGATGGTACCTTACGCGTGGACTGGAGCCCGTCGAGCTCCCTGTCTGACCTTGCTCTATTGGGGAGCGCGCAAACCCGCCTGGTGCGCAGACTGATTTTGACAGCACCTTTGGGTGCACTGGACTTCAGCCAG GTGAATGTTGATGACACCACTGAAATGTTACCCAAATCAAGGCGAGCGTTGACCATTCAAGAGATTGCAGCGTTGGCACGATCCTCCCTGCACG GTATTTCCCAGGTAGTGAAGGACCATGTGACAAAGCCCACCGCTATGGCACAGGGCAGAGTAGCCCACCTCATCGAGTGGAAGGGATGGTGTAAGCCAATGGAAACGCCCACGGCCCTGGAATCAGACTTTAATTCTTATTCTGATCTCACCGAGGGAGAGCAGGAGGCCCGTTTTGCTGCAG GTGTCGCAGAACAGTTTGCAATTGCCGAGGCTAAACTGAGGGCTTGGTCGTCGATCGATGGTGACGATTCCAACGATGACTCATACGATGAAGATTTTCTGCCCGCCAACGAGCCTGCAACACAGAGCAcag ATGTGCAATCATACCCTCCATACTTGAAGGACTTGATTCACAGCCAGCTTTGTCAACACCTGGGCCTTCGCGGGCCATGCTGCGAGGGAGGGGGCAGCGGCGAGCCGTCTCCCACGGCCGGCTCGCCGGACACGCTTCGCTCCAGCCTGTGCAGCGTCGACGAACACCACCCGCTTCTGCGCGACCTGAGCGGCCACTGCGCAACCCACGGCAGCGCCGCTGAGCTGGCCGCTAAAATCCTGTCGGCGCTGCAGGGTGGAGAGGAGCTTCTGCTCGCCCGGCTTCAGAGGGTGGGGCGGACCGGGCCCGGCGGGAAGGACTGCGCATTCCGCAGCCAAGGAGGGAGCGGGCATGGCATCGGGCCTTGCGGCGGTCAGGAGTCTCCTGCGTATTCTGTGTCTTACTCAGAGACATATCTGTCCCCAGGGGAGGATGGCGACACCCCATGCAAGGACTATGAGGCCACCTTGTGCCAGGCCGAGGCCAACGGGGAAGATTTTCCGCCGGGTTACGAGCCCCGCAGAAGGATGTCAGACGTGGCCTCCTCGGGAGTCGTTTCGCTTGACGAGGATGAGGACGAGGAAACACTTCAGGGCGAGTCAAACCACCAGTGA
- the fam131ab gene encoding protein FAM131A isoform X2 yields the protein MVPSTLTHFSWEVNVDDTTEMLPKSRRALTIQEIAALARSSLHGISQVVKDHVTKPTAMAQGRVAHLIEWKGWCKPMETPTALESDFNSYSDLTEGEQEARFAAGVAEQFAIAEAKLRAWSSIDGDDSNDDSYDEDFLPANEPATQSTDVQSYPPYLKDLIHSQLCQHLGLRGPCCEGGGSGEPSPTAGSPDTLRSSLCSVDEHHPLLRDLSGHCATHGSAAELAAKILSALQGGEELLLARLQRVGRTGPGGKDCAFRSQGGSGHGIGPCGGQESPAYSVSYSETYLSPGEDGDTPCKDYEATLCQAEANGEDFPPGYEPRRRMSDVASSGVVSLDEDEDEETLQGESNHQ from the exons ATGGTGCCGTCCACGCTGACCCACTTTAGTTGGGAG GTGAATGTTGATGACACCACTGAAATGTTACCCAAATCAAGGCGAGCGTTGACCATTCAAGAGATTGCAGCGTTGGCACGATCCTCCCTGCACG GTATTTCCCAGGTAGTGAAGGACCATGTGACAAAGCCCACCGCTATGGCACAGGGCAGAGTAGCCCACCTCATCGAGTGGAAGGGATGGTGTAAGCCAATGGAAACGCCCACGGCCCTGGAATCAGACTTTAATTCTTATTCTGATCTCACCGAGGGAGAGCAGGAGGCCCGTTTTGCTGCAG GTGTCGCAGAACAGTTTGCAATTGCCGAGGCTAAACTGAGGGCTTGGTCGTCGATCGATGGTGACGATTCCAACGATGACTCATACGATGAAGATTTTCTGCCCGCCAACGAGCCTGCAACACAGAGCAcag ATGTGCAATCATACCCTCCATACTTGAAGGACTTGATTCACAGCCAGCTTTGTCAACACCTGGGCCTTCGCGGGCCATGCTGCGAGGGAGGGGGCAGCGGCGAGCCGTCTCCCACGGCCGGCTCGCCGGACACGCTTCGCTCCAGCCTGTGCAGCGTCGACGAACACCACCCGCTTCTGCGCGACCTGAGCGGCCACTGCGCAACCCACGGCAGCGCCGCTGAGCTGGCCGCTAAAATCCTGTCGGCGCTGCAGGGTGGAGAGGAGCTTCTGCTCGCCCGGCTTCAGAGGGTGGGGCGGACCGGGCCCGGCGGGAAGGACTGCGCATTCCGCAGCCAAGGAGGGAGCGGGCATGGCATCGGGCCTTGCGGCGGTCAGGAGTCTCCTGCGTATTCTGTGTCTTACTCAGAGACATATCTGTCCCCAGGGGAGGATGGCGACACCCCATGCAAGGACTATGAGGCCACCTTGTGCCAGGCCGAGGCCAACGGGGAAGATTTTCCGCCGGGTTACGAGCCCCGCAGAAGGATGTCAGACGTGGCCTCCTCGGGAGTCGTTTCGCTTGACGAGGATGAGGACGAGGAAACACTTCAGGGCGAGTCAAACCACCAGTGA
- the fam131ab gene encoding protein FAM131A isoform X3: MLPKSRRALTIQEIAALARSSLHGISQVVKDHVTKPTAMAQGRVAHLIEWKGWCKPMETPTALESDFNSYSDLTEGEQEARFAAGVAEQFAIAEAKLRAWSSIDGDDSNDDSYDEDFLPANEPATQSTDVQSYPPYLKDLIHSQLCQHLGLRGPCCEGGGSGEPSPTAGSPDTLRSSLCSVDEHHPLLRDLSGHCATHGSAAELAAKILSALQGGEELLLARLQRVGRTGPGGKDCAFRSQGGSGHGIGPCGGQESPAYSVSYSETYLSPGEDGDTPCKDYEATLCQAEANGEDFPPGYEPRRRMSDVASSGVVSLDEDEDEETLQGESNHQ, encoded by the exons ATGTTACCCAAATCAAGGCGAGCGTTGACCATTCAAGAGATTGCAGCGTTGGCACGATCCTCCCTGCACG GTATTTCCCAGGTAGTGAAGGACCATGTGACAAAGCCCACCGCTATGGCACAGGGCAGAGTAGCCCACCTCATCGAGTGGAAGGGATGGTGTAAGCCAATGGAAACGCCCACGGCCCTGGAATCAGACTTTAATTCTTATTCTGATCTCACCGAGGGAGAGCAGGAGGCCCGTTTTGCTGCAG GTGTCGCAGAACAGTTTGCAATTGCCGAGGCTAAACTGAGGGCTTGGTCGTCGATCGATGGTGACGATTCCAACGATGACTCATACGATGAAGATTTTCTGCCCGCCAACGAGCCTGCAACACAGAGCAcag ATGTGCAATCATACCCTCCATACTTGAAGGACTTGATTCACAGCCAGCTTTGTCAACACCTGGGCCTTCGCGGGCCATGCTGCGAGGGAGGGGGCAGCGGCGAGCCGTCTCCCACGGCCGGCTCGCCGGACACGCTTCGCTCCAGCCTGTGCAGCGTCGACGAACACCACCCGCTTCTGCGCGACCTGAGCGGCCACTGCGCAACCCACGGCAGCGCCGCTGAGCTGGCCGCTAAAATCCTGTCGGCGCTGCAGGGTGGAGAGGAGCTTCTGCTCGCCCGGCTTCAGAGGGTGGGGCGGACCGGGCCCGGCGGGAAGGACTGCGCATTCCGCAGCCAAGGAGGGAGCGGGCATGGCATCGGGCCTTGCGGCGGTCAGGAGTCTCCTGCGTATTCTGTGTCTTACTCAGAGACATATCTGTCCCCAGGGGAGGATGGCGACACCCCATGCAAGGACTATGAGGCCACCTTGTGCCAGGCCGAGGCCAACGGGGAAGATTTTCCGCCGGGTTACGAGCCCCGCAGAAGGATGTCAGACGTGGCCTCCTCGGGAGTCGTTTCGCTTGACGAGGATGAGGACGAGGAAACACTTCAGGGCGAGTCAAACCACCAGTGA
- the alp3 gene encoding alkaline phosphatase, tissue-nonspecific isozyme — MEPSKVSMLALFLLVVFGTTAAKVEEENPEFWRSQAKKTLQTALNRKHNTNVAKNILFFLGDGMGITTYTAARILKGQLQNHTGEETVMTMDTFPYVGLAKTYSVDFQIPDSAATATAYLCGVKTNLNTIGVSAAARNGVCKSQKGNEVTSILKWAKDAGKSVGIVTTTRVQHATPATSYAHSASRKWYSDADMPAAAKRDGCTDIASQLLNNTDIDVIIGGGRKYMTPRGTKDPEYPKDYSSRGKRQDKRNLISEWLNKKTGKVAHYVWNKTDFDAVNPETTDYLMALFEPGDLRYEAQRDPSMDPSIIETTEKAVRILRKNPQGFFLLVEGGRIDQAHHDGRAYMALHETVAFDNAIAKGLELTNEEETLTIVMADHSHPITFNGYPFRGQSILGKSPLWAKDMLPYTTLMYGNGPGHKIINGTRPDIRNVDTKTEEYVQLSAVPTASATHSGEDVAVLARGPMAHLFHGIQEQNYIAHAMAYAACVGEDLRHCRGQTTPVFDHTTFDNNSAGEAQSSAALISCLLSGALLALHVLM; from the exons ATGGAACCTTCAAAAGTGTCAATGTTGGCTCTTTTCCTACTTGTAGTCTTTGGAACAACTGCAGCCAAAG TTGAAGAGGAGAACCCAGAGTTCTGGAGATCACAGGCAAAGAAGACGTTGCAAACAGCTTTAAACAGAAAGCACAACACCAACGTGGCCAAAAACATTCTGTTTTTCCTCGGAGACG GTATGGGAATCACAACCTACACAGCAGCTCGTATCCTCAAGGGACAACTGCAGAACCATACAGGAGAGGAGACTGTGATGACCATGGACACCTTCCCCTACGTGGGCTTGGCtaag ACCTACAGTGTGGACTTCCAGATTCCAGATAGTGCTGCCACGGCCACTGCTTATCTGTGTGGGGTGAAAACCAACCTGAACACCATCGGCGTCAGTGCAGCAGCTCGAAATGGCGTTTGTAAGAGTCAGAAGGGCAATGAAGTCACCTCCATCTTGAAGTGGGCCAAAGATGCGG GCAAGTCTGTCGGCATTGTGACAACCACACGGGTCCAGCATGCTACACCAGCCACCAGCTACGCCCACAGTGCCAGCCGGAAGTGGTACAGCGACGCCGACATGCCTGCCGCTGCCAAGAGGGACGGATGCACTGACATTGCATCTCAACTGCTCAATAACACAGATATAGAT GTGATCATTGGTGGCGGGAGAAAGTACATGACCCCCAGGGGCACCAAGGACCCGGAATACCCCAAGGACTACTCATCCAGAGGTAAAAGACAAGACAAACGCAACCTCATCAGTGAATGGCTGAACAAGAAGACGGGCAAG GTAGCCCATTACGTATGGAATAAAACAGATTTTGATGCTGTTAACCCAGAAACCACAGATTACCTCATGG CTCTGTTTGAACCTGGTGATCTGCGATACGAAGCTCAGAGGGACCCCAGCATGGACCCATCCATCATCGAGACCACGGAAAAAGCAGTTCGCATCCTTAGGAAAAACCCGCAAGGCTTCTTTCTTTTAGTGGAAG GGGGCCGCATTGACCAGGCCCACCACGACGGCCGAGCGTACATGGCGCTTCACGAAACGGTCGCGTTCGACAACGCCATTGCCAAGGGCCTGGAACTCACCAACGAGGAGGAAACGCTCACAATAGTGATGGCCGACCATTCACATCCAATTACCTTCAATGGATACCCATTTCGAGGGCAAAGTATTCTGG GGAAGTCTCCATTGTGGGCCAAAGATATGTTGCCGTACACCACACTGATGTATGGAAATGGGCCTGGACACAAAATCATCAATGGCACACGGCCCGACATTCGCAATGTTGACACAA AAACTGAAGAATACGTGCAGCTGTCAGCAGTGCCAACAGCCTCAGCCACTCACAGTGGAGAGGACGTGGCCGTGCTGGCCCGTGGACCCATGGCTCACCTCTTCCATGGCATCCAAGAGCAAAATTACATTGCTCACGCCATGGCCTATGCCGCCTGTGTGGGGGAAGACCTGAGGCACTGTCGAGGGCAAACCACTCCAGTTTTCGATCACACCACCTTCGATAATAACAGTGCTGGTGAAGCACAAAGCTCAGCCGCATTGATCAGTTGCCTCCTGAGTGGAGCACTGCTGGCCCTTCATGTGCTGATGTAA